In Pan paniscus chromosome 13, NHGRI_mPanPan1-v2.0_pri, whole genome shotgun sequence, one DNA window encodes the following:
- the TNP1 gene encoding spermatid nuclear transition protein 1, whose product MSTSRKLKSHGMRRSKSRSPHKGVKRGGSKRKYRKGNLKSRKRGDDANRNYHSHL is encoded by the exons ATGTCGACCAGCCGCAAATTAAAGAGTCATGGCATGAGGAGGAGCAAGAGCCGATCTCCTCACAAGGGAGTCAAGAGAGgtggcagcaaaagaaaataccgTAAGGGCAACCTGAAAAGTAGGAAACGGGGCGATGACG CCAATCGCAATTACCACTCCCACTTGTGA